One Streptomyces sp. ML-6 genomic region harbors:
- a CDS encoding acyl-CoA carboxylase subunit epsilon, producing MSGSGGSVGPGGVWCVERGRVTDEELAALAVVLCALGAGRVESVEGTGRVGVGRAGAGCAGSRWWRYAGRYRAPLGWQ from the coding sequence ATGAGTGGTTCCGGCGGTTCGGTTGGCCCGGGTGGTGTGTGGTGTGTTGAGCGGGGGCGGGTGACGGATGAAGAGTTGGCTGCGTTGGCTGTGGTGTTGTGTGCGCTGGGTGCGGGGCGGGTGGAGTCGGTGGAGGGTACGGGGCGGGTGGGCGTGGGGAGGGCGGGTGCGGGATGTGCCGGGTCGCGGTGGTGGCGATATGCGGGGCGTTATCGTGCTCCGCTGGGCTGGCAGTGA